From a region of the Gossypium raimondii isolate GPD5lz chromosome 10, ASM2569854v1, whole genome shotgun sequence genome:
- the LOC105777084 gene encoding uncharacterized protein LOC105777084 yields MEMGSTLNMDFQEDSGTLGSLPVTTSRNMSSSSSAFFSANQSPFFSPRSSTCQFSESTRSDAQCDSATLSADPPSSCSGIQGTECLGNARFDLPDMKLEPTACISSDFRKSDHVVSNGTLSSYGHVGDNGYYDLIAKHRKQMRSHDMSFSPVPISLSSNRNRSYDIYIGLHGRKPSLQRFANWLRAELELQGMSCFVSDRARFRSSRKLGLMEKAMDVSSFGVVILTRKSFKNPYTIEELRFFSSKKNLVPIYFDLSPGDCLVRDIVEKRGELWEKHGGELWFLYGGLEKEWKEAVNGLFRVDEWKLEAQDGSWRDCISRAVSLLAMRLGRRSVVEQMMRWREKVEKEEFPFPRNENFVGRKKELSELEFILFGDISGETERDYFELKARSKRKNLMIGWSKSSSVEERLGKRQWGSGSRKGKEPVIWKESEKEIEMQSTERQQNQRPKGGGWTSRRKKSAKIVYGKGIACVTGDSGIGKTELLLEFAYRYHQRYKMVLWIGGESRYIRQNYLNLRSLLEVDVRVENCIDKSKMKSFDEQEEAAISRIRKELMRNIPFLVVIDNLESEKDWWDQKLIMDLLPRFGGETHIVISTRLPRVMNLEPLKLSYLSAVEAMSLMQVSAKEYPIAEIDVLRTIEEKVGRLTLGLAIVGAILSELPINPSRLLDTINRMPLRDISLSGREAHSLRKNTFLLQLFEVCFSIFDHAVGLRSLATRMVLVSGWFAPAAIPVSLLALAARKIPEKHKRTCFWRKVLRSLTCGFSSSYSKRSETEASSMLLRFNIARSSTKEGYVHFNELIKVYARKRGVTGVAHAMVQAIVSRGSLSLHSEHIWAACFLLFGFGNDPIVVELRVSELLYLVKEVILPLAIRTFITFSRCRPALELLQLCTNALEVADQAFVTPVEKWFDKSLCWRPIKTNAQLNPCLWQDLALSRATVLETRAKLLLRGGQFDIGDDLIRKAIFIRTSICGEDHPDTVSARETLSKLTRLLANVQTHT; encoded by the coding sequence ATGGAGATGGGAAGTACCTTGAATATGGATTTCCAAGAAGATAGCGGCACGTTGGGGTCGCTACCAGTGACAACCTCTAGAAATATGTCATCATCATCGTCGGCATTCTTTTCTGCGAACCAATCACCGTTCTTCTCTCCTAGATCATCAACCTGTCAGTTTTCAGAATCAACAAGGTCTGATGCTCAATGTGATAGTGCTACTTTAAGTGCTGATCCTCCAAGTTCCTGTTCCGGAATTCAGGGAACTGAATGCCTCGGAAATGCTCGGTTTGATTTGCCAGATATGAAATTGGAACCTACTGCTTGTATTTCAAGTGACTTCCGGAAGTCCGACCATGTTGTCTCCAATGGCACCTTATCTAGTTATGGTCATGTAGGTGACAACGGTTACTATGACCTTATAGCAAAGCACAGAAAGCAAATGAGAAGCCACGACATGTCATTTTCCCCGGTTCCGATATCATTATCTTCTAACAGAAATAGAAGCTATGACATTTACATAGGTTTGCATGGTCGAAAACCTTCCTTACAAAGATTTGCAAATTGGCTCCGTGCTGAGCTGGAACTTCAAGGGATGAGTTGTTTTGTATCTGATAGAGCTCGGTTTAGGAGTTCTCGTAAGCTTGGACTTATGGAGAAGGCAATGGATGTTTCTTCCTTCGGGGTTGTAATTTTAACGAGGAAGTCTTTCAAGAATCCATATACTATTGAGGAGCTTAGGTTTTTTTCAAGCAAGAAAAATTTGGTGCCaatctattttgatttgagTCCCGGTGATTGTCTCGTCCGGGATATAGTTGAGAAGAGGGGAGAGCTGTGGGAAAAACACGGGGGTGAATTATGGTTTTTGTATGGAGGGTTGGAGAAGGAATGGAAGGAAGCTGTTAATGGCCTCTTTCGAGTCGATGAATGGAAATTGGAAGCTCAAGACGGTAGTTGGAGAGACTGCATATCACGAGCTGTTTCACTTTTGGCAATGCGGTTAGGAAGACGAAGTGTTGTAGAGCAAATGATGAGGTGGAGAGAAAAGGTAGAAAAAGAGGAGTTTCCATTTCCTCGAAATGAGAACTTTGTTGGCAGGAAGAAAGAATTGTCTGAGCTAGAGTTTATACTTTTTGGTGACATTAGTGGAGAAACGGAAAGAGATTATTTTGAGCTCAAAGCTCGATCTAAGAGAAAGAATTTGATGATTGGCTGGAGCAAGAGCAGTTCAGTAGAGGAAAGACTCGGGAAACGACAGTGGGGGAGTGGCAGTAGGAAGGGTAAAGAACCAGTCATTTGGAAAGAGTCGGAAAAGGAGATTGAGATGCAAAGCACTGAAAGGCAACAGAATCAAAGACCTAAAGGTGGTGGATGGACTTCACGGAGAAAGAAATCAGCAAAAATTGTATACGGAAAGGGCATTGCCTGCGTAACTGGGGACTCCGGAATAGGGAAGACAGAGCTTCTTCTGGAATTTGCCTACAGATATCACCAGAGGTATAAGATGGTTCTATGGATAGGAGGGGAAAGCCGGTATATTAGGCAGAATTATCTAAATCTCCGATCTCTTTTAGAGGTTGATGTTAGGGTCGAAAATTGCATAGACAAAAGCAAGATGAAAAGCTTTGATGAGCAGGAAGAGGCTGCCATTTCTAGAATCCGGAAAGAGCTAATGAGAAACATACCTTTTCTGGTAGTGATTGATAATTTAGAGAGTGAAAAGGATTGGTGGGATCAAAAGCTCATAATGGATCTTCTTCCTCGTTTTGGAGGAGAGACCCACATTGTGATATCCACTCGGCTTCCACGTGTGATGAATCTGGAACCTTTAAAACTCTCATACTTGTCTGCAGTAGAGGCTATGTCGTTAATGCAGGTAAGTGCAAAAGAGTACCCTATTGCAGAGATTGATGTGCTGAGGACTATTGAGGAGAAAGTTGGAAGGCTGACTTTGGGCCTTGCAATTGTAGGCGCCATTCTATCTGAGCTACCGATAAATCCGAGCCGGCTACTGGATACTATCAATCGTATGCCCTTGAGAGACATTTCATTGAGTGGTAGGGAGGCTCACTCGTTGAGGAAAAACACTTTCCTTCTCCAACTCTTTGAGGTATGTTTTTCCATATTTGATCATGCCGTTGGACTAAGGAGCTTAGCGACAAGAATGGTCCTGGTGAGTGGTTGGTTTGCTCCTGCTGCCATTCCAGTTTCCCTGTTAGCCCTAGCTGCTCGCAAGATACCCGAGAAACATAAAAGAACCTGTTTTTGGAGAAAAGTATTGCGTTCCCTGACATGTGGTTTTTCTTCATCATACTCCAAGAGATCCGAAACAGAAGCATCTTCCATGTTGCTGAGATTCAACATTGCACGAAGTAGTACCAAGGAAGGTTATGTCCATTTCAATGAGCTCATCAAGGTTTATGCTCGGAAGAGAGGAGTTACTGGTGTTGCACATGCCATGGTTCAAGCTATTGTTAGTCGTGGATCTCTATCCCTCCACTCGGAACATATATGGGCAGCATGTTTCTTGCTATTTGGATTTGGTAATGATCCGATAGTTGTTGAACTCAGGGTCTCGGAACTGTTATACCTTGTCAAAGAAGTGATTTTGCCTCTTGCAATTCGGACATTCATCACATTCTCTAGATGCAGACCTGCTCTTGAACTGCTCCAGCTATGCACCAATGCGTTGGAGGTAGCAGACCAGGCATTTGTTACCCCAGTCGAGAAGTGGTTCGACAAATCACTTTGTTGGAGGCCTATCAAAACTAATGCTCAATTGAATCCTTGTCTTTGGCAGGACTTGGCATTATCAAGAGCCACTGTGCTCGAAACTAGGGCCAAGTTACTGCTAAGGGGGGGGCAATTTGACATAGGAGATGACCTAATTAGGAAAGCTATTTTTATTAGAACTTCAATCTGTGGTGAGGATCATCCAGATACTGTATCTGCTCGTGAAACTCTAAGTAAACTCACCCGGCTTCTAGCAAATGTTCAAACTCATACTTAA
- the LOC105777730 gene encoding exocyst complex component SEC8 isoform X5 has product MLEREGLQPVGALQDIRSDLSKLQGILFFKILEDLHAHLYNKGEFSSVASSMHEKDDEVPTTTVVAITANSLQPVSLSPVDGRSSYDGHDGDSSLEPNDERLNGGDGKDVKVHQIPLWLFNSTPDEFVETIKKSDAPIHVKYLQTMVECLSLLNKIAAASALICQRLRPTVHGIITSRIKAHSEFINSSVDKATRTGATSLHLMKGQLESYQLSKQKRQNGISLAGNLLAVSPVSPVMAPTGKAQAAAKELLNSILDSVVRIFGNHIVIGELIESKSSPQIDTKILKSMSTDAYLDSKASHFSIGFSLTVLQSECQQLICEILRATPEAASADAAVQTARLASKAPTKEKSDGSEDGLTFAFRFTDATLSVPNKGVEFKRQGGWSTKGSNVSQEGYGSAAVLPEQGMYLAASVYRPVHQFTERLASMLPKRYSQLGNDGLLAFVENFVKDHLLPTMFVDYRKSVQAAISSPAAFRPRAHNHASYASSIEKGRPVLQGLLAIDYLAKEVLGWAQAIPKFAADLMKYVQTFLERTYERCRTSYMEAVLEKQSYMIIGRHDIDKLMRLDPASACLPNAFSQSNVRNNSSGAGSIDVESELSDLLLNLRPIRQENLIRDNHKIVLLASLSYSLEYVADSIERLVQVSPQNVESGKPSQTSSSPARDLALSANEYRKLAIDCLKVLRVEMQLETIFHLQEMTHREYLENQDAEEPDDFVISLTAQITCRDEEIAPFVSGVKRNYIFGGICGTAANASIKALADFKSINLFGVQQICRNSIALEQTLAAIPSIDSEAAQQKLEHVRTYYELLNMTSEALLTFVTEHEHLFTPSEYINLLKVQIPGREVPLDAQDRMKEILSQ; this is encoded by the exons GTCATCTTATGATGGTCATGATGGGGATAGTTCTTTGGAGCCAAATGATGAAAGGCTTAATGGTGGTGATGGAAAGGATGTCAAAGTCCATCAAATCCCATTGTGGCTTTTTAATTCCACTCCTGATGAATTTGTT GAAACAATTAAAAAGAGTGACGCTCCAATTCACGTGAAGTATTTGCAGACCATGGTGGAGTGCCTCAGCTTACTTAACAAAATAGCTGCAGCTAGTGCTTTAATATG TCAAAGATTGCGACCCACTGTTCATGGGATTATCACATCCAGGATTAAAGCCCATTCAGAATTCATAAATTCTTCAGTTGATAAAGCTACTCGAACTGGTGCGACCAGTCTCCATCTTATGAAGGGACAGTTAGAAAGCTATCAGTTATCCAAACAAAAGCGTCAGAATGGGATATCATTGGCTGGGAATCTGTTAGCAGTGAGCCCTGTCTCACCCGTGATGGCTCCTACAGGAAAAGCACAGGCTGCTGCAAAAGAGCTTCTTAATTCAATTCTGGACTCTGTTGTTCGGATATTTG GAAATCATATTGTTATTGGAGAGCTTATTGAGTCGAAATCTTCCCCGCAAATTGATACAAAGATTCTAAAATCGATGTCAACAGATGCATACCTTGATTCTAAAGCATCTCATTTTAGTATTGGCTTTTCATTGACAGTTTTACAG AGTGAATGCCAGCAACTCATATGTGAGATTCTTCGAGCAACCCCTGAGGCTGCATCTGCAGACGCTGCTGTACAAACTGCCAGGCTTGCTAGCAAGGCTCCTACAAAAGAAAAGAG TGATGGGTCAGAAGATGGCCTCACTTTTGCTTTCCGTTTCACAGATGCCACCTTATCAGTTCCTAACAAGG GAGTTGAATTTAAACGCCAGGGGGGATGGAGTACGAAGGGTTCCAATGTCTCACAAGAAGGCTATGGCTCTGCAGCTGTCTTGCCTGAGCAAGGCATGTATCTAGCGGCATCTGTATACCGGCCTGTTCATCAG TTTACAGAAAGGCTTGCTTCAATGCTGCCAAAAAGGTATTCCCAGCTTGG GAATGATGGATTGCTAGCCTTTGTGGAGAACTTTGTGAAAGACCACCTTTTACCAACTATGTTTGTTGACTACCGGAAAAGCGTACAAGCAGCTATATCAA GTCCCGCTGCATTTCGGCCACGGGCACATAATCATGCTTCATATGCTTCATCCATTGAGAAGGGTCGACCTGTCTTGCAGGGGCTTTTGGCCATTGATTACTTAGCAAAAGAG GTTCTTGGTTGGGCTCAAGCAATCCCTAAATTTGCTGCTGACCTTATGAAGTATGTGCAAACTTTTCTCGAACGAACATATGAGAGATGTCGTACCTCATACATGGAG GCAGTTCTTGAGAAACAGAGTTACATGATCATTGGGAGGCATGATATTGATAAATTGATGCGACTTGATCCAGCTAGTGCATGTTTACCCAATGCATTTAGTCAGTCAAATGTGAGAAATAATTCTTCTGGTGCTGGAAGCATTGACGTGGAATCAGAACTGAGTGACCTTCTCCTAAATTTGCGTCCTATTAGGCAG GAGAACCTAATTCGTGATAACCATAAAATTGTTTTGCTGGCATCCTTGAGTTATTCATTGGAGTATGTAGCAGACTCAATTGAAAG ACTTGTACAAGTGTCCCCACAAAATGTGGAGAGTGGCAAGCCTAGCCAAACAAGCAGTTCCCCTGCTAGGGATCTGGCATTGTCTGCAAACGAGTACAGAAAACTAGCAATTGATTGCTTGAAAGTTTTACGCGTGGAGATGCAGTTGGAGACAATTTTCCACCTGCAG GAAATGACACATAGGGAATACCTGGAAAACCAAGATGCAGAAGAGCCTGATGATTTTGTTATTTCACTTACTGCACAG ATAACATGCAGGGATGAAGAAATTGCGCCTTTTGTTTCTGGAGTGAAGCGGAATTACATATTTGGTGGAATATGTGGTACTGCTGCAAATGCATCCATTAAG GCTTTGGCCGACTTTAAATCTATCAACCTGTTTGGAGTTCAGCAGATATGTCGGAATTCAATTGCTCTAGAACAG ACTCTTGCAGCAATCCCTTCAATTGACAGTGAAGCTGCACAGCAGAAGTTAGAGCATGTTCGAACCTATTATGAACTATTAAATATGACATCCGAG GCCTTGCTCACCTTCGTTACAGAGCATGAGCACTTGTTTACACCTTCAGA GTACATTAATCTTCTAAAAGTTCAGATCCCCGGAAGAGAGGTACCTCTCGATGCACAAGACCGAATGAAAGAAATTTTGTCCCAGTAG